Proteins from one Mucilaginibacter jinjuensis genomic window:
- a CDS encoding TlpA disulfide reductase family protein translates to MKNTAIISGVIMMSSLMFSCKDNTAFTVSGTVKNPSKIKEVYLLQADSTAQFRVVDSAILSGSGDYRFKRSAKSVNLYKLKADTTHFTLVAQNGDAIELATDLADSRHDYTVSGSDASSKIKTFDEFTKAYTERNNKVIAEFQQQSQKAGEQPDSLLKIFMPAFQKNLADYSNAVLKFIDDNKGSLAGFYASTALDAVKYEQQLVAYADRIKRNPELARNPAVQSFIKLMEKAKPLSVGHQAPDFTITGADGNPVKLSDYKGKYVMVDFWASWCVPCRQENPNVLKQYQKFHAKGFNVLGVSLDKDKSAWQKAVSDDHLEWTQASDLKSFEGSTEQLYQIQAIPSNFIIDPQGKIAAKNVRGNDLEAFLTKAIH, encoded by the coding sequence ATGAAAAATACCGCAATAATATCAGGTGTGATAATGATGAGCAGCTTAATGTTTTCCTGTAAGGATAACACGGCTTTTACGGTCTCCGGAACTGTAAAAAATCCATCAAAAATTAAAGAAGTGTACCTGCTTCAGGCGGATAGTACAGCACAATTCCGGGTGGTAGATTCTGCCATCCTTAGCGGCAGCGGCGATTACAGGTTTAAACGAAGCGCAAAGTCTGTTAATCTTTATAAACTTAAAGCTGACACCACCCATTTTACCCTTGTTGCTCAAAACGGCGATGCAATTGAATTAGCAACTGATCTGGCCGACAGCCGGCACGACTATACTGTAAGTGGCTCAGATGCATCATCAAAAATTAAAACCTTTGATGAGTTTACAAAGGCCTATACGGAAAGAAATAACAAGGTTATTGCTGAATTTCAGCAACAGTCGCAAAAGGCCGGAGAGCAGCCTGATTCGCTGCTAAAGATTTTCATGCCGGCTTTTCAAAAGAACCTGGCTGATTATAGTAACGCCGTTTTAAAATTCATCGACGATAACAAAGGATCGCTTGCAGGTTTTTATGCATCGACAGCGTTGGACGCCGTTAAGTATGAACAGCAGCTTGTTGCTTATGCAGATCGCATAAAAAGAAACCCTGAATTAGCCAGAAATCCGGCTGTGCAAAGCTTTATCAAATTAATGGAAAAAGCTAAACCTCTTTCGGTGGGTCATCAAGCACCTGACTTTACAATCACAGGCGCAGACGGCAATCCGGTAAAACTGTCAGATTATAAAGGTAAATATGTAATGGTTGATTTTTGGGCTTCGTGGTGTGTTCCTTGCCGCCAGGAGAATCCGAACGTTTTAAAACAATATCAGAAATTTCATGCGAAAGGCTTTAATGTTTTAGGCGTATCACTTGACAAAGATAAATCAGCCTGGCAGAAGGCCGTCAGCGACGACCATCTGGAATGGACACAAGCATCAGACTTAAAAAGCTTTGAAGGTTCCACAGAACAATTGTATCAGATCCAGGCAATCCCTTCAAATTTCATTATTGACCCACAGGGGAAAATCGCTGCCAAGAATGTACGCGGCAATGACCTGGAAGCATTCCTGACAAAAGCTATTCACTAA
- the msrA gene encoding peptide-methionine (S)-S-oxide reductase MsrA: protein MKKIICYILLTVTTACAAFARSPKELSHLTTPPHLDTATLATGCFWCTEAKFKELRGVVKVTSGFAGGHTVNPTYEQVCTGTTGHAEACNIVYDPKQISYDELLQVFFTDHDPTQLNRQGNDVGTQYRSAIFYHNATQKQKAEYYIKKINEEKAYPKPVVTQVVPFTVFYKAEGYHQNYFSKNGSVPYCKYVIQPELDKFRKAFADKLKTSK from the coding sequence ATGAAAAAGATCATTTGCTATATCCTGTTAACGGTCACAACTGCCTGCGCAGCGTTTGCCCGGTCACCAAAAGAATTGAGCCATCTGACTACCCCACCGCATTTAGACACCGCCACGCTTGCAACAGGTTGCTTCTGGTGCACAGAGGCGAAGTTTAAGGAACTGCGCGGCGTGGTTAAAGTAACCTCAGGCTTTGCCGGAGGACATACTGTAAACCCAACCTACGAACAGGTTTGTACCGGAACTACCGGACATGCAGAAGCCTGCAACATTGTTTACGACCCGAAACAGATCAGCTACGACGAACTGCTGCAGGTATTTTTTACAGATCACGACCCTACACAATTAAACAGGCAGGGTAATGATGTAGGTACGCAATACCGTTCGGCTATTTTTTATCATAATGCCACCCAAAAGCAAAAGGCAGAGTATTACATCAAAAAGATCAATGAAGAAAAGGCCTATCCAAAACCGGTGGTCACCCAGGTAGTACCGTTCACCGTTTTTTACAAGGCTGAAGGTTACCACCAGAATTATTTCAGCAAAAACGGAAGTGTTCCTTATTGCAAATATGTGATACAGCCCGAACTGGACAAATTCAGAAAAGCCTTCGCAGATAAATTAAAAACCTCAAAATAA
- the msrB gene encoding peptide-methionine (R)-S-oxide reductase MsrB — protein sequence MKSIIFIAALMLSITSGAFAQHLKSASGHDNNPYYSNTDTKKLNVSDAEWKKILPPALYATAREQATERPFTGQYWNKNAKGTYYCAVCGNELFKSDAKFSSTCGWPSFFEPIRKNSVIYREDHSVGMDRTEVICARCGSHLGHIFDDGPAPTYKRYCMNSISLDFQPDK from the coding sequence ATGAAATCGATCATCTTTATAGCCGCCCTCATGCTGAGCATCACATCCGGCGCTTTCGCCCAACATTTAAAGTCTGCCAGCGGGCATGACAACAATCCTTATTATTCCAATACCGACACAAAAAAATTGAATGTTTCTGATGCCGAATGGAAAAAGATCCTGCCGCCGGCGCTTTATGCCACCGCTCGTGAGCAGGCTACCGAAAGACCGTTTACCGGTCAGTACTGGAACAAAAATGCCAAAGGAACTTATTACTGTGCCGTATGCGGAAACGAGCTTTTTAAATCTGACGCCAAGTTTTCCAGTACCTGCGGATGGCCGAGCTTTTTTGAACCGATAAGGAAAAACAGCGTGATCTACCGCGAAGATCATTCCGTTGGCATGGACCGTACTGAAGTGATCTGCGCGCGCTGCGGCTCACACTTAGGCCACATTTTCGACGATGGACCGGCACCGACCTACAAAAGATATTGTATGAACTCAATCTCGCTGGATTTTCAGCCCGACAAATAA
- a CDS encoding protein-disulfide reductase DsbD domain-containing protein, whose protein sequence is MKKLLFVLAAVLIGTNAFSQIEKPVKWSFAIKKESKDEAVIFLKADIQKSWHIYSLDQKDGGPIKTSFTFLPGIAYSLIGTPSQPQPHTKFESAFNMNVSYFENSVIFQQRIKLKAAKSVLHGKLEYMTCNNQKCLPPDDIDFSVNL, encoded by the coding sequence ATGAAAAAGTTACTGTTTGTTTTAGCGGCCGTCCTGATAGGGACGAACGCTTTCAGTCAAATCGAAAAACCAGTTAAATGGTCCTTCGCGATAAAAAAAGAAAGCAAGGACGAGGCCGTTATCTTTCTTAAAGCGGATATCCAGAAAAGCTGGCACATTTATTCTCTGGATCAAAAAGACGGCGGCCCGATAAAAACCTCTTTTACTTTTTTGCCGGGAATAGCTTATTCACTGATTGGCACGCCAAGCCAGCCGCAGCCGCATACCAAATTTGAAAGCGCATTCAATATGAATGTATCATACTTTGAAAATTCGGTCATCTTTCAGCAAAGAATAAAGCTTAAAGCAGCTAAGAGCGTGCTTCACGGGAAATTGGAATACATGACCTGCAATAATCAAAAATGCCTGCCGCCGGATGATATTGACTTTTCAGTTAACCTATAA
- the trxB gene encoding thioredoxin-disulfide reductase, which yields MFLDTEHVKCLIIGSGPAGYTAAIYAARADLKPVLYTGIVAGGQLTQTTEVENYPGYPDGIQGPEMMENFRKQAERLGTDIRFGYITSVDFSSLPHKVVVDESKVITADAVIISTGASAKWLGLESEQKYNGFGVSACAVCDGFFFKGQDVAIVGTGDTAAEETTYLAKLCRKVYMLVRRDEFRASKAMVNRILSTPNIELLYDTETKEILGDGLNVTGVKVINNKTYEEHHLDVTGFFVAIGHHPNTDIFRGWIHMDEVGYIKTMPGSTTTNIEGVFCCGDAQDHIYRQAVTAAGSGCMAAIDAERYLAAKEHIVTA from the coding sequence ATGTTTCTAGATACAGAACACGTAAAATGCCTGATCATAGGATCAGGCCCGGCAGGGTACACTGCTGCCATATATGCCGCACGCGCTGACTTAAAGCCCGTACTTTATACCGGTATCGTGGCCGGCGGTCAACTGACACAAACCACCGAAGTTGAAAATTATCCAGGTTATCCTGATGGTATTCAGGGCCCCGAAATGATGGAAAACTTCCGTAAACAGGCCGAGCGACTAGGGACGGATATCCGCTTTGGTTATATTACATCCGTTGATTTTTCCAGCCTGCCGCATAAAGTAGTAGTGGATGAAAGCAAAGTTATTACGGCGGATGCGGTGATTATTTCGACGGGTGCGTCAGCAAAATGGCTCGGTTTGGAATCTGAACAGAAATATAACGGCTTCGGCGTTTCGGCCTGCGCTGTTTGTGACGGATTTTTCTTTAAAGGCCAGGACGTGGCCATCGTAGGCACGGGAGATACGGCTGCAGAAGAAACTACCTATCTTGCTAAACTTTGCCGTAAAGTATACATGCTGGTAAGGCGGGACGAGTTCCGCGCTTCAAAAGCTATGGTAAACCGCATATTAAGTACGCCTAATATCGAGTTGCTGTACGACACGGAGACGAAAGAAATTTTAGGCGATGGCCTGAATGTTACCGGTGTCAAAGTCATCAATAACAAGACCTACGAAGAGCATCACCTCGATGTCACGGGATTTTTTGTTGCCATCGGACATCATCCGAATACTGATATTTTCAGAGGCTGGATTCACATGGACGAAGTTGGTTATATAAAAACGATGCCGGGATCGACTACGACAAATATTGAGGGCGTGTTTTGCTGCGGTGACGCCCAGGACCACATATACCGGCAGGCCGTTACAGCGGCCGGCAGCGGCTGCATGGCCGCCATCGATGCCGAACGCTACCTGGCTGCAAAGGAACATATCGTTACTGCCTAA
- a CDS encoding sigma-70 family RNA polymerase sigma factor, which translates to MLTNEQNLHPHQWVDLHADYLYAYAITRIADEEQVRDLVQETFLSALERIDKFEGRSSERTWLTAILKHKIYDLYRKKSRSGIAVNFSASDDETEFFDPNLNNWKKEHWPEPFGVEENDPLHNKELNRILDLCMKKLPPLWLSVFTMKHMDDETKETICSELKVSDANFWVIIHRSKVNLRACLQKFWN; encoded by the coding sequence ATGCTGACTAACGAACAAAACCTCCATCCACATCAATGGGTTGACCTGCATGCCGATTATTTATATGCTTATGCGATTACCCGCATCGCAGACGAAGAGCAGGTACGCGATTTGGTACAGGAAACTTTTTTATCGGCGCTCGAACGGATTGATAAATTTGAAGGCAGAAGTTCTGAGAGAACCTGGCTCACGGCCATATTAAAGCATAAAATATATGACCTGTACCGAAAAAAATCAAGATCGGGTATTGCCGTAAACTTTTCGGCATCAGACGATGAAACCGAATTTTTCGATCCGAATTTGAATAACTGGAAAAAAGAGCACTGGCCTGAACCGTTTGGCGTCGAAGAAAATGACCCGTTGCACAACAAGGAGTTAAACCGCATTCTTGATTTATGCATGAAGAAACTGCCGCCTTTATGGCTGTCTGTTTTTACGATGAAACATATGGACGACGAAACCAAGGAAACGATATGCTCAGAGCTGAAAGTATCGGATGCTAATTTTTGGGTTATTATTCACCGCTCAAAAGTAAACCTGAGGGCCTGTCTTCAAAAATTCTGGAATTGA
- a CDS encoding SDR family NAD(P)-dependent oxidoreductase: protein MNFKEKKVLITGGSSGIGKVIIAELVSLGTKHIAVVGRDPKKFEQLRMEFTDISFLFFEGNVAELDIIKQISAEIQSKWAGLDILINNAGVVSAGKLEDISDEDIIAQQNINVTGLILLTKYCLPLLKLSSEAAIINVSSGLGIIGLPFYAPYAATKAAVRQFSEAVRRELQDYPIHVMTVYPTATDTPMMTTANTSNMDTAEAVAKSTIEGLQKKSIDVFRGGEQMLNNRILNFQNPLEYDEKVKGMYEAMSKRASQHRAM from the coding sequence ATGAATTTTAAAGAAAAGAAAGTCCTGATCACTGGTGGTTCGAGCGGGATAGGTAAAGTAATTATCGCTGAATTAGTCTCGTTAGGCACAAAACATATTGCCGTTGTCGGTCGTGACCCGAAAAAATTTGAACAGCTAAGAATGGAGTTCACTGATATTTCCTTTCTATTTTTTGAGGGAAATGTTGCCGAGTTGGATATCATTAAGCAAATTTCTGCCGAAATTCAATCTAAGTGGGCGGGACTTGATATCCTTATCAATAATGCCGGTGTAGTAAGCGCCGGAAAACTCGAAGACATCAGCGATGAAGATATTATTGCCCAGCAGAATATCAATGTGACCGGTCTGATTCTTTTAACGAAATACTGCCTGCCATTATTAAAATTAAGCAGTGAGGCCGCTATCATCAATGTGTCTTCAGGTCTTGGGATCATTGGTCTTCCTTTTTATGCCCCTTACGCTGCCACAAAGGCTGCGGTAAGGCAGTTCTCAGAAGCGGTGCGTCGGGAATTACAGGACTACCCAATTCATGTGATGACGGTTTATCCAACTGCCACTGATACCCCAATGATGACAACAGCAAACACTTCCAATATGGACACTGCGGAAGCGGTAGCGAAAAGCACCATTGAAGGCCTTCAAAAAAAATCAATCGATGTTTTCAGGGGCGGTGAGCAGATGCTGAACAACCGTATCTTAAATTTTCAAAATCCCCTGGAGTATGATGAAAAGGTTAAAGGTATGTATGAAGCTATGTCTAAAAGAGCCTCACAACATAGGGCAATGTAA
- a CDS encoding enoyl-CoA hydratase/isomerase family protein: MNTKEIDRRSFLAGTLKASASMAVASLVPGIAVASTDKNFKTYKTIDLTRTPEGVVIMKLHTNQKEFILTLDAYQELADAFDEVNKDFDNKVLLLTGTGSYFIKEADFTTFGDLSKPAQWYKISALAKRMLKSAVGVQIPVISAVNGPTPLRSEMALLADVVIADENAWFQDNHLQFGVAPGDGIFAVWSRLLGVNRARQFLLLGKKLSAREALDYGVITELANGKGVYDSALKIATSLAAKPTITLRSSRQLMTGKLASEINEEMSATWPLEELSALSK; encoded by the coding sequence ATGAATACCAAAGAAATTGACCGCAGGAGCTTTCTTGCCGGAACGCTTAAAGCTTCCGCAAGCATGGCAGTTGCAAGCCTGGTACCGGGAATAGCTGTGGCCTCAACAGATAAAAACTTCAAGACTTATAAAACGATTGATCTTACCCGGACACCAGAGGGCGTAGTGATCATGAAACTGCACACCAATCAAAAAGAGTTTATTCTGACCCTTGATGCCTATCAGGAACTGGCTGACGCTTTCGATGAAGTAAACAAAGATTTCGATAACAAAGTCCTGCTTTTAACCGGAACTGGCAGCTACTTCATTAAAGAGGCGGATTTTACAACATTTGGTGATTTGTCTAAGCCTGCCCAATGGTATAAAATATCTGCACTGGCAAAACGCATGCTGAAAAGCGCCGTAGGTGTCCAGATTCCGGTTATATCGGCGGTGAATGGCCCTACACCATTGCGTTCAGAAATGGCTTTGCTGGCCGATGTTGTTATTGCGGATGAAAATGCCTGGTTCCAGGATAATCACCTGCAATTCGGTGTTGCACCCGGTGATGGCATTTTTGCCGTATGGTCCCGGCTATTAGGTGTCAACCGTGCCAGACAATTTCTGCTGCTAGGAAAAAAATTAAGTGCCCGTGAGGCTTTGGACTATGGCGTGATTACAGAATTGGCTAACGGAAAAGGCGTGTATGATTCAGCGTTAAAAATCGCGACCTCACTTGCTGCAAAACCTACGATAACCCTTAGGAGCTCTCGTCAGTTAATGACCGGCAAGCTCGCATCGGAGATAAATGAAGAAATGTCGGCAACCTGGCCTTTGGAAGAATTGAGTGCCCTTTCAAAGTAG
- a CDS encoding alpha/beta fold hydrolase, with amino-acid sequence MKNQVKYRSENVDGINIFYRESGDPPNPTILFFHGFPSSSHMYRDLLTALSASYHVIAPDYPGFGHSDAPGLADYDYSFDQLSITMERFIDQINLKKFSLFMQDYGSPVGFRIAARRPELIQTLLIQNANAYFEGLGPMVQAIGELERAGDSKGLEAATLGMMTLEGIKNMYMEGAAHPERINPDSFLFDSLLMERKGIKEIQAALFANYGTNFPLYAEWQNYLQTEQPPALILWGKNDQIFVPAGADAYQKDLKNAAVYKFDGGHFAIEEYHSEMIPIIEHFLQKFTK; translated from the coding sequence ATGAAAAATCAAGTAAAATATCGTTCCGAAAACGTGGACGGGATAAATATTTTTTATAGGGAATCCGGAGACCCACCGAATCCTACCATTTTATTTTTCCATGGATTTCCATCGTCGTCACATATGTACAGGGACCTGCTGACAGCCCTTTCAGCATCTTACCATGTGATCGCGCCCGATTATCCTGGATTTGGACACAGTGACGCGCCGGGTTTGGCTGATTACGATTATTCTTTCGATCAGTTATCCATTACCATGGAGCGCTTTATCGACCAGATAAACTTAAAAAAATTCAGCCTCTTCATGCAGGATTACGGCAGTCCTGTTGGATTCCGGATCGCTGCCCGCCGTCCTGAGTTAATTCAAACGCTGCTTATTCAAAATGCTAACGCCTATTTCGAAGGGCTTGGTCCAATGGTTCAGGCAATCGGTGAACTGGAGCGTGCCGGCGATTCTAAAGGTTTGGAAGCTGCGACCCTGGGTATGATGACCTTAGAAGGAATTAAAAATATGTATATGGAAGGTGCGGCGCATCCTGAAAGAATTAATCCGGATTCTTTCCTGTTTGACTCATTACTGATGGAGCGTAAGGGAATTAAAGAAATTCAGGCTGCGTTATTTGCCAATTACGGCACGAACTTTCCGCTATATGCCGAATGGCAAAATTATCTGCAGACAGAACAACCGCCTGCGCTGATACTTTGGGGAAAAAACGATCAGATTTTTGTGCCTGCCGGCGCGGATGCCTATCAAAAAGATCTTAAAAACGCGGCAGTCTACAAGTTTGACGGCGGGCACTTTGCTATTGAAGAGTACCACAGCGAGATGATCCCGATTATTGAACATTTTCTGCAAAAATTCACTAAATAA
- a CDS encoding TetR/AcrR family transcriptional regulator: MRPRIFDEEEVLDKALTAFWGRGLTATSAEDLLKAMGIGQGSLYHSYKQGKKEVFEKAVKQFHRKTFTVFKNKVNGSDQPLNVIRQFFMNMALASHEEHLKGCLMGNTIVEMSLLDQHLEKEAVMILKEVEQLFSETIERARSNGQLKSKTPSMVLARQLITLWNGLNITRRMYPDNDVMKELITADLEILN; the protein is encoded by the coding sequence ATGAGACCCAGGATATTCGATGAAGAAGAGGTGTTGGATAAAGCTTTAACAGCTTTTTGGGGACGCGGGCTGACAGCTACGTCTGCAGAGGATTTGTTAAAGGCAATGGGTATTGGTCAGGGCAGTCTTTACCATAGTTACAAACAAGGCAAAAAGGAAGTTTTTGAAAAAGCGGTCAAACAGTTCCACAGGAAAACATTTACTGTATTTAAAAATAAGGTAAATGGAAGCGATCAACCTCTGAATGTAATCAGGCAATTTTTTATGAATATGGCGCTTGCCAGTCACGAAGAGCATTTGAAAGGGTGTTTAATGGGTAATACCATTGTTGAAATGTCTTTGCTTGACCAGCATCTGGAAAAAGAAGCCGTCATGATTTTGAAGGAAGTTGAACAACTATTCTCGGAAACAATTGAGCGGGCTCGGTCAAATGGTCAGCTTAAAAGCAAGACACCGTCGATGGTTCTTGCCAGGCAGCTTATTACGCTTTGGAACGGCCTGAATATCACGCGGAGAATGTATCCCGATAACGATGTGATGAAGGAATTGATTACTGCAGACCTCGAAATTTTAAATTAA
- a CDS encoding NAD(P)-dependent oxidoreductase has product MKIAIIGATGNVGQRLISEAVNRGHEVTGIARNIGTDEETSQFKKVQGNVDDPQALAETLKGNDVVISSVKFLSSEPNKLIEAVRLSGVKRYLIVGGASSLQFSPGVTVLDSGHVPDWAIEEAKSGVRFLEILRGVTDLDWTFLSPAALFTDGQRTGEFRLGKDDLLVGADGKSWISYEDFSVAMLDEIEEPKHLKTRFTVGY; this is encoded by the coding sequence ATGAAAATTGCAATTATCGGCGCTACCGGCAATGTCGGCCAGCGACTTATTTCAGAAGCGGTAAACCGGGGCCACGAGGTGACAGGGATTGCCAGAAACATCGGAACGGACGAAGAAACCAGCCAATTTAAAAAGGTGCAGGGAAATGTTGATGACCCGCAGGCTCTGGCTGAAACCCTGAAGGGAAACGACGTAGTGATTTCCAGCGTTAAGTTTTTGAGTTCCGAACCGAATAAACTGATCGAGGCTGTTCGTTTATCAGGCGTTAAACGTTACCTGATCGTAGGCGGCGCTTCAAGTTTGCAGTTCAGCCCCGGCGTAACTGTTCTGGATTCAGGTCATGTTCCGGACTGGGCTATTGAAGAGGCAAAAAGCGGCGTTCGTTTCCTGGAAATTCTCCGCGGTGTCACCGATCTTGACTGGACTTTCCTGAGCCCGGCAGCGTTATTTACCGATGGACAACGTACAGGTGAATTCCGTCTGGGCAAAGATGACCTGTTAGTTGGCGCTGATGGAAAAAGCTGGATTTCCTACGAAGATTTCTCTGTAGCTATGTTGGACGAGATCGAAGAACCGAAACATCTGAAAACAAGGTTCACTGTAGGGTACTAA
- a CDS encoding GNAT family N-acetyltransferase, with translation MRYILDNPAWNALNTGNRHFAVGAEKAKHFMKTVSRYAGMLTNSANNLDQLYESHNPGETIAVFSTSPLSAKNPFKEVNRIRVVQMLFEAPVPAPVEDVNLIKLTDEHIPAMLELTRLTQPGPFLSRTIDFGNYYGIFEGETLIAMAGQRLKPYPYTEISAVCCHPEHIGKGYASRLIKHQARLIREARSFAFLHVAKGNTKAIALYDKLGFNKRRDLDITILGKE, from the coding sequence ATGAGATATATACTGGATAACCCAGCCTGGAACGCTTTAAACACCGGCAACCGGCATTTCGCTGTAGGAGCTGAAAAAGCAAAACATTTCATGAAAACCGTATCAAGGTATGCTGGCATGCTGACGAATTCGGCTAATAATTTAGATCAGCTTTATGAAAGTCATAATCCTGGAGAAACAATAGCTGTTTTCAGTACATCCCCATTAAGCGCAAAAAATCCGTTCAAGGAAGTTAATCGGATACGGGTTGTACAAATGCTTTTCGAAGCGCCGGTACCTGCCCCGGTAGAGGACGTTAATCTAATTAAGCTCACCGACGAACATATACCGGCCATGCTTGAACTGACCAGGCTTACCCAGCCGGGGCCGTTTCTCAGCCGGACCATTGATTTCGGAAATTACTACGGCATCTTTGAAGGTGAAACCCTAATTGCGATGGCCGGGCAGCGTTTAAAACCCTATCCGTATACGGAGATCAGCGCCGTATGCTGTCATCCTGAACATATTGGAAAAGGTTATGCCAGCCGGTTGATAAAACACCAGGCGCGGTTAATCCGTGAAGCCCGCAGTTTTGCTTTTTTGCATGTTGCTAAAGGAAATACTAAGGCCATTGCCTTATATGACAAACTTGGTTTTAACAAACGCAGGGATTTGGATATCACTATTTTGGGAAAAGAATAG
- a CDS encoding FUSC family protein, with the protein MFDFFQITMSKKLLFAIYLVECVIGVAIGFYLFHQSPEVGSWVLISTIMVLAPDREEANKFAFNRIKANLVGAGVGLILAIIHPMNVLMMALGVVLAATFCELLNLKTARRSATVGVILISLAPAGKHFYEVAGERAIGVVGGCTLAMLLTLVMHSLVKFILRPTQDNKVFPIF; encoded by the coding sequence ATGTTTGATTTTTTTCAAATTACGATGAGCAAAAAGTTATTATTTGCAATTTACCTGGTAGAGTGTGTTATCGGGGTTGCTATTGGATTCTATTTATTTCACCAAAGTCCTGAAGTGGGTTCATGGGTATTGATATCTACGATTATGGTATTGGCACCGGACCGCGAGGAGGCCAACAAGTTCGCTTTCAACCGTATTAAAGCTAATTTGGTCGGAGCTGGTGTCGGACTTATTCTTGCGATTATCCATCCAATGAATGTACTGATGATGGCATTGGGCGTTGTGCTAGCCGCAACATTTTGTGAACTGTTAAACTTAAAAACAGCACGCCGGTCGGCCACTGTTGGTGTGATCCTGATCTCATTAGCCCCCGCTGGAAAGCACTTCTATGAAGTGGCCGGCGAAAGGGCAATTGGTGTGGTTGGCGGATGTACCCTTGCTATGCTGCTCACGCTGGTCATGCACAGCCTGGTTAAATTTATTTTGAGGCCAACTCAGGACAATAAAGTCTTTCCAATTTTTTGA
- a CDS encoding MBL fold metallo-hydrolase codes for MEKNFNVIYLGGPTVIIEIGGLRLMTDPTLDPEGETFMIGDKPGYWKTAGPATLEIGHIDAVLLSHDQHKDNLDNAGREFIKTVAKTLTTHVGAERLGGNAIGLAPFEAVKLNDEVTITGTPARHGPAGTEHITGEVTGFIIETKDIQIYLTGDTVYYEGVKEIAQKFQPAYVFAFAGAAQARGPFNLTMGVNDVLDTASVFNDAVIIPLHFEGWSHYTESEKELVQSFEAIGIGHRFKLLEPGVTVTL; via the coding sequence ATGGAAAAAAATTTCAATGTTATTTATTTGGGAGGTCCAACCGTTATCATAGAGATCGGCGGATTAAGACTGATGACAGACCCTACGCTTGATCCCGAGGGTGAAACATTTATGATCGGCGACAAACCGGGTTACTGGAAAACTGCCGGACCTGCAACTTTGGAAATCGGCCATATCGACGCAGTTTTGTTAAGCCATGACCAGCATAAAGATAATCTTGACAATGCTGGACGCGAGTTTATAAAAACTGTTGCCAAGACCCTGACAACCCACGTTGGTGCAGAACGCCTGGGCGGTAACGCGATTGGACTTGCTCCGTTTGAAGCGGTTAAATTAAATGACGAGGTAACCATTACAGGTACACCGGCACGTCACGGCCCGGCCGGGACAGAACACATCACCGGCGAAGTTACCGGTTTTATTATCGAGACAAAAGATATCCAGATCTATCTGACAGGTGATACTGTTTATTATGAAGGTGTAAAAGAGATTGCGCAAAAGTTCCAGCCGGCTTATGTATTCGCATTTGCCGGAGCTGCACAGGCCCGCGGTCCTTTCAACCTGACTATGGGTGTGAATGATGTCCTTGATACCGCTTCTGTTTTTAACGATGCAGTTATTATCCCGCTTCACTTCGAAGGCTGGTCGCATTATACAGAATCCGAAAAGGAATTGGTTCAATCGTTCGAGGCCATAGGCATCGGACACCGCTTCAAACTTTTGGAACCTGGTGTTACCGTTACCCTTTAA